A genomic window from Flavobacterium johnsoniae includes:
- a CDS encoding HPP family protein, whose protein sequence is MPTEKIKRSYRKTRYILYKETLIDYKEHFWSFLGSFVGIGILAYVQSIHFSGPDAVYLIGSFGASSVLVYGIIQSPFSQPRNLVGGHVISALVGVTVNKLVPDIMWIAAPLAVSFAIILMQITKTLHPPGGATALIAVIGTEKVKALGYMYVLSPVFTGVMILLLTALVFNNMTSSRSYPSHSTYHKHYHKIRKRLTGR, encoded by the coding sequence ATGCCCACTGAAAAAATAAAAAGAAGCTATCGCAAAACACGTTATATTCTTTACAAAGAAACCCTAATAGATTATAAAGAACATTTCTGGTCTTTCTTAGGTTCTTTTGTTGGAATCGGAATTTTGGCTTACGTTCAATCTATACATTTTTCTGGTCCAGATGCGGTTTATTTAATTGGTTCTTTCGGAGCTTCGAGTGTATTGGTTTACGGAATTATTCAGAGTCCGTTTTCTCAGCCTCGAAATTTAGTTGGCGGACATGTAATTTCGGCTCTTGTTGGCGTTACAGTCAATAAACTTGTCCCAGACATTATGTGGATTGCGGCACCTTTAGCAGTTTCTTTTGCCATTATTTTAATGCAGATTACTAAAACGCTTCATCCGCCAGGAGGCGCAACGGCCTTAATTGCAGTTATTGGAACAGAAAAAGTAAAAGCCCTTGGTTATATGTATGTTCTTTCTCCAGTTTTTACAGGAGTCATGATTTTACTTTTAACTGCCTTGGTTTTTAATAATATGACTTCAAGCAGAAGTTATCCTAGTCACAGTACTTACCACAAACATTATCATAAAATTAGAAAGAGATTGACTGGGAGGTAA
- a CDS encoding IS1096 element passenger TnpR family protein encodes MVYKFRVILDAEEDIFRDIAILEEDTLEDLHNAIFNAFGFDGSEVASFYTCDDTWNQEDEIPLFDTGDVPGEMRTMNDYPLSSILDKENTKIIYVYDFISMWTFLVELAAVEDETVGATYPETLFSHGEMPDEALEKNFEADDMHNDIYGEFEDDLDEDDLDMFEGDDSFEDYGFEENWN; translated from the coding sequence ATGGTTTATAAATTTAGAGTTATTCTAGACGCCGAAGAAGATATTTTTAGAGACATTGCTATTCTTGAGGAAGATACACTTGAGGATTTACACAATGCAATCTTCAACGCTTTTGGTTTTGACGGATCAGAAGTGGCTTCATTTTATACTTGTGATGATACTTGGAATCAGGAAGATGAAATTCCTCTTTTTGATACAGGCGATGTTCCTGGCGAAATGAGAACCATGAACGATTATCCATTGTCTAGTATTTTAGATAAAGAAAACACAAAAATTATCTATGTTTATGATTTCATCAGTATGTGGACTTTCTTAGTAGAATTGGCTGCGGTTGAAGATGAAACGGTTGGCGCAACTTATCCTGAAACTTTATTCTCTCACGGAGAAATGCCAGACGAAGCTCTTGAAAAAAACTTCGAAGCCGATGATATGCACAACGATATCTACGGAGAATTTGAAGACGATTTAGACGAAGATGATCTTGATATGTTCGAAGGAGACGATAGCTTCGAAGATTATGGATTTGAGGAGAATTGGAATTAG
- a CDS encoding four helix bundle protein encodes MSNFRTLIIWQKSMALTTKIYFSTNNFPKEEIFGLTSQIRRSSISIPSNIAEGFGRESDKDFLRFLNISVGSLFEMQTQLEIAKNISFLKEQDFNNLYEDSREVERMLVSFINKIKDRN; translated from the coding sequence ATGAGCAATTTTAGAACTTTAATAATTTGGCAAAAATCGATGGCCTTAACGACCAAAATTTATTTTTCAACAAACAATTTCCCAAAAGAAGAAATCTTCGGATTAACTTCTCAAATTAGACGTAGCTCGATTTCTATTCCAAGTAATATTGCAGAAGGATTTGGAAGAGAAAGTGATAAAGATTTTTTACGCTTTCTAAATATTTCTGTTGGGTCTTTATTCGAAATGCAGACTCAATTAGAAATCGCAAAAAATATATCTTTTCTAAAAGAACAAGATTTTAACAATTTATATGAGGACAGCCGCGAAGTAGAAAGAATGTTAGTTTCTTTTATTAATAAAATAAAGGATAGAAACTAA